Part of the Paenibacillus sp. FSL R7-0273 genome is shown below.
ATCTACTACAAAACCTGCAGGCAGGCGCAGAGTGTAACCTCCGTCAAGACCCTTCACGTTAGGGAAAGTAACCTTGGCACCATCAACAGTTTGACCGCTAAAGTTTGTGCTAAATACTTGACCAGTAGAATCCTTGATCAGAGTAAGTGCTCCACCAACATATTCAACATCTTCAGAGAATGTTACAACAAGACCTTTATCAGTGCTGAATGTTGCACTAGCAACTGTAGGAGCTGTAGCATCTTTTACAATGGTGATGGATTGAGTCACAGGAGTTCCCAGAGTGTTACCCAGGGTATCACGAACAGTCGCTCCGAAGACCAGGTTACCGTTGAAAGTACCAGAATCAGGGAGCTTGAATCCTGCTGGAACGTTGAACTTAATAGTATCGCTGTCTTTATCAGTCACTACAGACAGTGTACCTTGAGCATCGCCGTAAGCACTCAACAGGCGTACGTTACCAATCAGAGATTCGTAACTTACTTTTTTGTTGAACTTAACAGTGATTGAAGTATCACCTACTGGAGTAACAGAAGTGATAGTTGGAGCAGCAGTGTCAGCAGTAACTGCTACAGTTGCTTTAATTGGGTTAGGGTTTGCTTGGTTACCAGCAAAGTCAGTAACATTCAACAAGGACACTTCATAAGAAGAACCTGCATTCAATGTACCAGCGGTCAAGCTGAAAGTGTCGTAAGTTTCACGAGTCACAGTCGCAGACACACCATTTACGCTAGCAATGATACCAGCTGGTTTAACTGGCTCACTGAATTTAACGTAAACTTTGTTAGTAGTCGCTTTAGCAGCAGCAGTAACAGATGCAACAGTTGGAGCTGCAGTATCAGCAGCTGTCAGCAATGTGCTGTAAGAAGCAATTGCTGTTCCTGCAGTAGTCTTAACGCTGTCAGTCACAACTACAGTGTATTGTCCTTTAAGGAACTGAAGTTCTGGGAAGGTAACAGTAGCTTCTGTTCCAGCAGCGTTCACGCTAACTTCTGCACCGTCTGTAGTGATAGCAGCTTGATTGTTCAAAGCAATTACTTTGATAACGCCAGCTTTGAGCTTATCGTTGGAAGCCAAAGTGGAAGTATCAATAGCACGGTTGAACGTTACTACTACTTGCTTAGCATTTGGAACAGTAACGGATACTACCTTAGGTGCTGCCAGAGTTACTTTAGCAGTGTAGTTATGACCATTGTTAGTGAAGCTGATTGTCTGTTCAACACCTTCAACCAATGCAGTAGTCAGCGCTACAGTTGTAGTTGTTTTGTCAGCGAAAGTAACCAGCACGCTAGTTGGGCTCAGCGCTTCAGCGGATACTACAGCAGGAGCTGTAGTCAGGTTATCAACTGCATAAGCTGCTTCTACTACCAAAGAGCGAGTAGCGTTAGCTTTGAAGTTGGTGCCTTGGGCAACCAGACCAGCGTTGATAACTGCTTGAGCATAGCCCTTAGCCCATGCGGATGCAGAGTTATCAGTTGTTGCTGGAGTTTCCAGTTTCAGAGCGCGGAACAATACAGCCGCTACTTCTTCAACTGTTACTTTACCGTTGTAATCGAAGATACCTTTAACAGTATCTTTACCTTGCATCAGGTTAGCTGCAGTAACAGCTTCGATGTAAGGAACAGCCCAGTTAGTAGCTGTGTAACCTTTGTCATTGTAAGACAGCTTGCCAGTTACTTCAGTAAGATCGAACAGCTTAGTAACGATCTTAGCGAATTCAGCACGAGTCAGATCTTTTTCAAGATGAGCTTGACCGTCTGGGTAGCCGTTCAGGATACCTTTAGCAGCCAAAGCGTCGAATTTAGCTTGTGGAGTTGTTGCAGTTTCACCAAATGCTACAGAGGCAAACATTGAGAATGCCATTGCTGTAGATAATGCTACGGATAAAATTTTCTTCATAACCTTTTTTTCTCCTCCTTGGACATTCATGAACTTTGTGTTTTCTTTAGTTGGGTAGCTCATGTTACTCATTAGTCGATGCACCCCCTTTCCCGAGTTGAGCATATTAAGTATAAATAATGTCTGTGACGGGTATCACAGAAACTTGTAAACAAGCTGAAGGCATATTAATACTAGATTCCTAATTCTACCTAAGTATTATACAATGTGCCTCAAGTCACGTAAAGCTAATTTTTCCATCTGGCATCTCGGAGCCCAAGAGCTTAATTCCGCAAGTGCCTGGTGTGAATGACTCTACATCTTAAACGCAGAAGGTTTTAAAAAGTTGCGCTTCGTTCAAAAGTTTTTTCGAAAAAATATTGCTGTGCTCCGCCTGATCATCAAATGATACATTTGTAACTTCTACTAACTATTGTTAATCATGGGCGGCTACGGGAATTAGTATAGCATAGAGGCTTTCGCAGCGTCATTAAGCAATATTTGTTAAGTAAATAAACATATTTCCCCTTTTTTAAACCTGTATATAGGTCTATGTTGCATCACAAATAAAGCATCGTCAATGAGTATGGCACGAAGGCAGGATGAGGAGTTCCCAGCCGCTCCTAAAATTCAGATGATATCAAAAAAAGCGCCGTTGCCGGCGCTTTCCTTCTATAAACATATCCCTAACGGATCTTCATGGATAGCTGGATCAATTCCTGTCGTTTCTCAGGGCTCGCATTTACATTCTCGTACATGGCATCAATTGCTGCACGGTTATCGCGGTAGGTCTTCTCATGCTTGATAGTGGTGTGGGACCATTCAATCAAAGCATTCTCCGCAACAACAAGATCATTATAGGCATTATGGAATCCGGTCTCCTGTACAAGCTCTTCCATTACTTCCTGTGTGATTTCCTGCAACGCGCGCTTTGCAGCAATTTCCTTCTCCAAAACTTTAGCTCTATTCTCAAACAGGTTCTTTGCTTTCGTGTAATCCAGCTGCGCTTTTGATAAAATCGGTTTCATCGATGGCTTTCACCTTTCAGAAAAAAATTATTTTCTAAGTTATTGTAACGTAAAACAGTGCAGAATACAAAGTTAATGTCGTCAATATGTAATTTCCTTCAATTAAACAGCTGCACATTCATACTTAAAGTATATCCTCTTCTGCTCAAATTAACTCTTCATCTCATACACTAAATAAACAGCTTTATGATCAAAAGAAACCGGGCCGCGAACGGTTGTCGCAGCCCGGCGGTTCAAATACGGTATTAATTGAAGGTTTTCGGGAAAATGCTAGTGCTCTTCTGCAGAAGGGCAACCGCAATCTTGCCGGCTTCCGCTCTGGTGAGCTTCCCCTTCGGATTGAAGTTGTATATCGGCTTCGTCTGACCGGTAACTGTAATTGCACTGCCTTCCATGATCTTCGCCTTGGACACTGCCTCTACCGCGGGGCGGGAGTAGTAATCCATGCTGCCTGAATCAACAAAGGACTTATTGAGGCTGGCCAGCAGCTTGGCATCATTCGCTGACATTTTCAGCTTAAGCGCACGGGCTATCATAACTGCAGCCTGCTCTCTTGTCAGCG
Proteins encoded:
- a CDS encoding S-layer homology domain-containing protein, giving the protein MSNMSYPTKENTKFMNVQGGEKKVMKKILSVALSTAMAFSMFASVAFGETATTPQAKFDALAAKGILNGYPDGQAHLEKDLTRAEFAKIVTKLFDLTEVTGKLSYNDKGYTATNWAVPYIEAVTAANLMQGKDTVKGIFDYNGKVTVEEVAAVLFRALKLETPATTDNSASAWAKGYAQAVINAGLVAQGTNFKANATRSLVVEAAYAVDNLTTAPAVVSAEALSPTSVLVTFADKTTTTVALTTALVEGVEQTISFTNNGHNYTAKVTLAAPKVVSVTVPNAKQVVVTFNRAIDTSTLASNDKLKAGVIKVIALNNQAAITTDGAEVSVNAAGTEATVTFPELQFLKGQYTVVVTDSVKTTAGTAIASYSTLLTAADTAAPTVASVTAAAKATTNKVYVKFSEPVKPAGIIASVNGVSATVTRETYDTFSLTAGTLNAGSSYEVSLLNVTDFAGNQANPNPIKATVAVTADTAAPTITSVTPVGDTSITVKFNKKVSYESLIGNVRLLSAYGDAQGTLSVVTDKDSDTIKFNVPAGFKLPDSGTFNGNLVFGATVRDTLGNTLGTPVTQSITIVKDATAPTVASATFSTDKGLVVTFSEDVEYVGGALTLIKDSTGQVFSTNFSGQTVDGAKVTFPNVKGLDGGYTLRLPAGFVVDKALAKNKLAATTVAVTATAATTTDTERPDVTSITYAEPTGTNTEIVFTVTATDDKGLSIASLRDINSYTLGSKALPSSAYTQVISSEGTATSPTKAVVEVRVPKTAISKTEPVEFIAFGVADTAGNVTVAKNIKPVLKDGVRPTLESAAVSTGDTSLLQLVFSEPVDVTTLKASDFTIIVNNSSTAATISGGFIAGVGNDAGKYYVRLAGYSDLNANNVNSISVKINVGATIKDVAGNLIVDDKTVNAK